A portion of the Pedobacter cryoconitis genome contains these proteins:
- a CDS encoding helix-turn-helix domain-containing protein gives MNIRKLILQGEGTTLDFKKTINNYEKIAKSLVAFANNKGGQLLIGVADDGTIKGVKSEEEEKYMITRSAHQFCKPAIEPEFEEIYIDSKLVLVAKIPQSDTKPHYALDENKKWWVYFRVNDKSILASKIIVDVLKKENTHSGQLITYTEQEQKLLKYLDQEGRITLKQFSKLTKISNQKAQRILVSFILADLIQPHSSEKEEYFTMTTPK, from the coding sequence ATGAATATCAGGAAACTTATTTTGCAAGGAGAAGGAACTACACTGGATTTTAAAAAGACAATTAATAACTATGAAAAGATTGCAAAAAGCCTGGTAGCCTTTGCCAATAACAAAGGAGGACAATTATTGATCGGTGTAGCCGATGACGGCACGATCAAAGGCGTTAAATCTGAAGAAGAAGAGAAATACATGATTACCAGATCTGCGCATCAATTCTGCAAGCCAGCGATTGAACCGGAATTTGAAGAAATATACATTGATAGTAAACTCGTACTGGTCGCGAAAATTCCGCAAAGTGACACCAAACCGCACTATGCACTGGACGAAAACAAAAAATGGTGGGTTTATTTCCGGGTCAATGACAAGAGTATTCTGGCCAGTAAGATCATCGTTGATGTACTGAAAAAAGAAAATACCCACAGCGGACAATTGATCACCTACACCGAACAGGAACAAAAGTTATTAAAGTATCTTGACCAGGAAGGGCGTATTACCTTAAAACAATTTAGTAAACTTACTAAAATCTCTAATCAGAAAGCGCAGAGGATATTGGTCAGCTTCATTCTTGCTGACCTGATTCAGCCCCATTCTTCCGAAAAAGAGGAATATTTTACCATGACAACGCCGAAATAG
- a CDS encoding MATE family efflux transporter, which translates to MFSSFYAKYKPYYSDNLRLAMPIVVSQLGHTVVHLADSVIVGHFAGTIQLAAVSLVNSLFMLILVLGMGISYGLTPLIAQENGRKNYKECGRLLSNSLLINIMIGIFLYLLVHFGTLLVIDNLGQSPEVVAYAKPYLGYLSFSIIPLMIFQTFKQFAEGLGFTKQAMFISIWGNIINVILGIILVKGMFGIAPMGVKGVGISTLVDRILMATVMCIYVFNSKNFKIYLQNFKLTLIDKIRSLKILKIGAPVALQYSFEISAFSGAAILIGTIGAVEQAAHQVAINLASVTYMLASGIASAATIKTGNNLGKNNFLDLRRSAIASYHTVAVFMSITAVAFVCANHLLPYIYTEDTAVINIAAQLLIIAGFFQLFDGTQVVGLGVLRGLGDVNIPTVITFVAYWVIGIPLGYLLGITLEMGVNGIWYGLTFGLLTASVMLFFRFQKRTRMLVAVPA; encoded by the coding sequence ATGTTCAGTTCCTTTTACGCAAAATACAAGCCTTATTATTCAGATAACCTCAGACTGGCCATGCCTATTGTGGTATCCCAGCTGGGCCACACCGTTGTGCACCTTGCCGACAGTGTGATTGTAGGACATTTTGCAGGAACAATTCAATTGGCTGCGGTTTCTCTGGTGAATAGTTTATTCATGCTGATCCTGGTTTTAGGAATGGGTATCTCCTATGGACTAACTCCGCTTATTGCGCAGGAGAACGGACGTAAAAACTATAAAGAATGCGGAAGGTTATTATCAAATAGCCTGTTGATTAATATCATGATAGGGATTTTCCTGTATCTCTTGGTACACTTTGGAACCTTATTGGTTATTGATAATCTCGGACAATCTCCAGAAGTTGTTGCCTATGCAAAACCTTACCTTGGATACCTGAGTTTTTCTATCATTCCACTAATGATTTTTCAAACTTTCAAGCAATTTGCCGAAGGATTGGGTTTTACCAAACAAGCGATGTTTATTTCTATCTGGGGAAATATTATCAATGTTATCCTGGGAATAATCCTGGTTAAAGGGATGTTTGGCATCGCTCCTATGGGCGTTAAAGGTGTTGGTATCAGTACGCTGGTAGACAGGATATTAATGGCTACGGTGATGTGCATTTACGTTTTTAACTCCAAAAACTTCAAAATATATCTGCAAAACTTTAAACTCACCCTGATCGACAAAATAAGAAGTCTCAAAATCTTAAAAATAGGTGCTCCGGTTGCTTTACAATATTCTTTTGAGATCAGTGCATTCAGTGGAGCTGCAATCCTGATTGGTACCATTGGTGCTGTGGAACAAGCAGCACACCAGGTAGCTATTAACCTGGCTTCTGTAACTTATATGCTGGCAAGTGGAATTGCATCAGCAGCGACCATTAAAACTGGTAATAACCTGGGTAAAAACAACTTCCTTGATTTGAGAAGGTCGGCCATAGCAAGTTACCATACTGTGGCTGTTTTTATGAGTATTACCGCTGTTGCATTTGTTTGTGCGAATCATCTGTTACCTTATATCTATACAGAGGACACTGCAGTAATTAATATTGCAGCCCAATTGTTGATTATTGCTGGTTTCTTCCAGTTATTTGATGGTACACAAGTCGTAGGATTAGGTGTTTTAAGAGGTTTGGGTGATGTAAATATCCCTACAGTGATCACTTTTGTAGCTTACTGGGTGATTGGTATCCCACTAGGTTATCTTTTAGGTATCACATTAGAGATGGGGGTCAACGGAATCTGGTACGGTCTTACTTTTGGATTACTTACCGCCTCTGTGATGCTGTTTTTCAGATTTCAGAAAAGGACAAGAATGCTGGTTGCTGTTCCTGCATAA
- a CDS encoding cation diffusion facilitator family transporter yields MANQKASIYSALAANLLIAITKFIAGAFSNSASMISEGIHSVVDTVNQLLLLFGLQRSKKPADALRPFGYGKELYFYSFIVSILIFGLGGGISIYQGIIHISNPEPLGDPTWNYVVLALSVVFEGTSLIIAAKAFNKVRGHETWWNAIVKSKDPSSFLVLFEDGAAVLGLSIVMICMVIGHQFHIPQLDGVASLLVGLLLVGVSLILARESRSLLMGEGISAISRQKIVEKTEAVPGVVKVLTVVSTYQSPEEVLLMLIATFKEDLNTHQINEAIDAIQAGIRREFPLIRYIIVQPEEFTKQFKF; encoded by the coding sequence ATGGCTAATCAAAAAGCATCCATTTACAGCGCGCTGGCAGCGAACCTGCTTATTGCCATTACCAAATTTATAGCAGGTGCATTCAGCAACAGTGCTTCTATGATTTCCGAAGGGATACATTCTGTAGTCGATACTGTTAACCAGCTTTTACTGCTTTTCGGATTACAAAGAAGCAAGAAACCTGCGGATGCACTCCGTCCCTTCGGTTATGGAAAAGAGCTTTACTTCTATTCCTTTATCGTTTCCATCCTGATTTTTGGTCTGGGTGGAGGAATTTCTATTTACCAGGGGATCATTCATATCTCAAACCCAGAGCCTCTTGGAGATCCAACCTGGAATTATGTGGTACTTGCGTTATCTGTTGTCTTTGAAGGCACTTCCCTGATTATAGCTGCTAAAGCTTTCAATAAAGTCAGAGGTCATGAAACCTGGTGGAACGCGATTGTAAAAAGTAAGGATCCTTCCAGCTTCTTAGTGCTTTTTGAAGATGGTGCAGCTGTTTTAGGATTATCAATTGTAATGATCTGTATGGTCATCGGTCACCAGTTTCATATTCCACAACTGGACGGTGTAGCCTCCTTATTAGTCGGGCTGTTGTTAGTCGGGGTTTCTTTGATCCTGGCCAGAGAAAGCCGGAGCTTATTGATGGGCGAAGGAATCTCTGCAATATCAAGACAAAAAATCGTGGAGAAAACTGAAGCAGTTCCGGGAGTTGTCAAAGTTTTAACCGTTGTATCCACTTACCAGTCACCAGAGGAAGTGTTGTTAATGCTGATCGCAACTTTCAAAGAAGACCTGAATACCCACCAAATCAATGAAGCTATTGACGCTATTCAGGCTGGGATCAGAAGAGAATTCCCATTAATCCGTTACATTATTGTACAGCCAGAAGAGTTTACAAAGCAGTTTAAGTTTTAA